The following are encoded in a window of Bacillus sp. es.036 genomic DNA:
- a CDS encoding manganese catalase family protein, producing the protein MFKRFDKQLIELPIPEHGDANAAAAVQDLLGGRFGELSTLNNYMFQSFSFREKKKLKPFYDLVASITAEEFGHVELVTTSINLLTTGSSFQAPPDLTPLQNAKDLRNTAQFVATAQTALAADSMGNSWRGDYVFSSGNLVLDLLHNFFLEVGARTHKMRVYEMTDHPTAREMIGYLLVRGGTHVLAYAKAIEIATGTDLTKMLPIPSLDNSKFDYARKFEEKGLNNVLYTWSEGDYLGIKQIWKGTNPENGERLRVIEGAPEGAPIPNLDDLPEEFAPGITKDHYEQIAKRLLRNL; encoded by the coding sequence ATGTTTAAGCGATTTGATAAGCAGTTGATTGAACTTCCGATACCAGAGCATGGCGATGCGAATGCCGCAGCTGCTGTACAGGATTTGCTTGGTGGACGCTTTGGAGAGTTATCTACGTTAAATAACTACATGTTCCAGTCATTTAGCTTTCGTGAGAAAAAAAAGTTAAAACCTTTTTATGATCTTGTTGCCAGTATTACTGCAGAAGAATTCGGACATGTGGAATTGGTCACAACCTCAATTAATCTGTTAACCACAGGAAGTTCTTTTCAAGCTCCACCTGATTTAACCCCGTTACAAAATGCCAAGGACCTGCGTAATACAGCTCAATTTGTTGCTACAGCCCAGACAGCTCTTGCAGCTGATAGTATGGGCAATTCATGGCGTGGCGATTATGTCTTCAGTAGCGGAAATCTTGTTCTTGATCTCCTTCACAACTTTTTTCTTGAGGTTGGTGCACGAACCCATAAAATGCGCGTCTATGAAATGACAGATCATCCAACCGCACGTGAAATGATCGGTTACTTACTCGTACGTGGCGGAACTCATGTACTTGCATACGCAAAAGCGATTGAGATCGCGACAGGTACAGACTTAACAAAAATGCTCCCAATACCAAGTCTTGATAACTCCAAATTCGACTATGCACGAAAATTTGAAGAAAAGGGATTAAACAATGTTCTTTACACTTGGAGCGAAGGAGATTATCTAGGAATTAAACAGATTTGGAAAGGTACGAATCCAGAAAATGGGGAACGGCTGCGCGTGATAGAAGGAGCTCCAGAAGGAGCGCCGATTCCTAATCTGGATGATCTTCCAGAAGAATTTGCACCCGGAATTACGAAGGATCATTATGAACAGATTGCCAAGCGGTTATTAAGAAATTTATAA
- a CDS encoding YuzF family protein → MSQQPQLISSVDPYVYQTLLSIEGRMITVQTTNGSLQGMLQSVMPDHIVLEVNETPFFVRIQQIVWVFPN, encoded by the coding sequence TTGAGTCAACAGCCTCAATTAATCAGCTCTGTAGACCCGTATGTCTATCAAACACTCCTGTCGATTGAAGGAAGAATGATTACAGTACAAACAACAAATGGATCGCTCCAAGGGATGCTGCAATCCGTGATGCCAGATCATATTGTTTTGGAAGTGAATGAAACCCCTTTTTTTGTTCGAATTCAACAAATCGTCTGGGTATTTCCTAATTAA
- a CDS encoding staygreen family protein, with the protein MKQQPTVTYRDGMNGNKCVLRRKYTLTHSDITGELFLTIGKEYAIDRISFIRDEVLGSFRNDCGLYYYAYVLVDDPTEEGREQVRNRIFRKELPGALSAIRVGDTGLFQTYPELDDVPIWIYFDSNEEQWEAYEYYGSFREYRNSQHK; encoded by the coding sequence GTGAAACAGCAACCTACAGTGACGTATCGTGATGGGATGAACGGAAACAAATGTGTATTAAGAAGAAAATACACATTAACACACTCTGATATCACTGGTGAGCTATTTTTAACTATTGGAAAAGAATATGCCATTGATCGTATTTCTTTCATTCGAGATGAGGTGCTTGGAAGCTTTCGAAACGACTGTGGATTGTATTATTACGCATATGTTTTAGTGGATGATCCAACTGAAGAAGGGAGAGAACAAGTAAGGAATCGTATATTTCGAAAAGAGTTGCCAGGGGCATTATCTGCTATAAGAGTAGGAGATACGGGGTTATTTCAAACTTATCCGGAACTTGATGATGTACCGATTTGGATTTACTTTGATTCTAATGAAGAACAGTGGGAAGCTTACGAATACTATGGATCATTTAGAGAATATAGAAACAGCCAGCACAAATAG
- a CDS encoding 3-ketoacyl-ACP reductase, translating to MVALKGKTALITGAARGIGRAVAIALAKEGVNIGLIARTEETLQNVAKEIEAVGVKTSYAIADVSSNEEVTTAVAKIKDELGETDILINNAGIAKFGGFMDLDIAEWEKIIQVNLLGAYYVTRAVLPDMIERQSGDIINISSTAGQKGAPVTSAYSASKFGLMGLTESLAQEVRKHDIRVSALTPSTVSTDLAVENNLTDGQQDNMLQPEDMAEFIVAQLKMNKRVFIKTAGLWTTNP from the coding sequence ATGGTAGCACTAAAAGGAAAAACAGCGCTCATTACTGGAGCAGCTCGAGGGATTGGTCGTGCAGTAGCGATCGCTCTTGCAAAAGAAGGCGTCAATATTGGACTGATCGCACGTACAGAAGAAACACTTCAAAACGTTGCGAAAGAAATTGAAGCTGTAGGTGTCAAAACTTCTTACGCAATTGCAGATGTTTCTTCTAATGAAGAAGTGACAACAGCAGTTGCTAAGATTAAAGACGAGCTTGGTGAGACCGACATTCTTATTAATAATGCCGGTATAGCAAAATTTGGGGGCTTCATGGATCTTGATATCGCAGAATGGGAAAAAATCATTCAGGTTAACTTACTGGGTGCTTATTATGTCACTCGGGCTGTACTGCCAGACATGATCGAACGGCAATCAGGAGATATTATCAATATTTCTTCTACAGCAGGACAAAAAGGTGCCCCAGTAACAAGTGCCTATAGCGCTTCTAAATTTGGATTAATGGGACTAACTGAATCACTTGCTCAAGAAGTTCGCAAGCATGATATTCGTGTTAGTGCACTAACACCAAGTACCGTTTCCACTGATCTTGCAGTAGAGAATAACTTAACAGATGGACAGCAGGACAATATGCTCCAGCCAGAAGATATGGCCGAATTTATCGTTGCCCAACTAAAGATGAACAAGCGTGTTTTCATTAAGACAGCAGGTTTGTGGACAACAAACCCATAA
- a CDS encoding sigma-54 interaction domain-containing protein, with protein sequence MNKWGVYLTEWNEYKAIFHSLQDDILVTDRNGIIVKVSEGTGMVYGVKASDLMGRSVYELEKEGLFTPLATPLVVKEKKRVTFVQTGPDGRKLLVTGLPVFNDRGELVRIVSYSHDITELMEIKAGMEEMSSEMERVRSELEQLKQQQDEGGLIARSDSMRKILATGKQVAGVDVNVLLLGESGVGKTELARYIHSKSERKEAPFIEVNCGAIPESLFEAELFGYEDGAFTGARKGGRIGLAEMAASGTLFLDEIGELSPQNQVKVLKLIQEKRFYRLGGRKEISSDFRIISATNKDLELAVREKVFREDLYFRLNVVPLVIPPLRERKEDILPLIQSFVDHFCKAYKRKRILNKVVIHELTQHVWRGNVRELMNLIERLIVTSDAFVIHEEDLPSTYKKATEFYSEMNNFNETLQETVEKVEKERLEQARRYFRTTTKIAEALGMSQPTVVRKLKKYRIK encoded by the coding sequence ATGAATAAGTGGGGTGTTTATTTGACAGAGTGGAACGAATATAAAGCGATCTTTCATTCTTTGCAAGACGATATTCTAGTAACAGATCGAAATGGAATTATCGTCAAAGTTAGTGAAGGAACGGGTATGGTGTATGGCGTGAAAGCCAGTGACTTGATGGGTAGATCCGTTTATGAGCTTGAGAAAGAAGGATTATTTACACCACTAGCAACGCCGCTAGTAGTGAAAGAAAAGAAGCGCGTCACGTTTGTACAAACCGGTCCTGATGGGAGAAAGCTTCTTGTTACCGGCCTTCCTGTTTTCAATGATCGCGGGGAGCTTGTAAGGATTGTCAGTTATTCACACGATATCACGGAATTAATGGAAATTAAGGCTGGAATGGAAGAGATGTCTTCTGAGATGGAGCGTGTTAGAAGTGAGCTTGAACAGCTCAAACAACAGCAGGATGAAGGAGGGTTGATTGCAAGAAGTGATTCTATGAGAAAAATACTGGCTACTGGAAAGCAGGTTGCTGGGGTAGATGTGAACGTTCTTCTACTAGGTGAGTCAGGGGTAGGGAAGACAGAACTTGCACGCTACATTCATTCTAAAAGTGAACGGAAAGAGGCGCCTTTTATTGAAGTGAATTGTGGAGCCATTCCTGAGTCTTTATTTGAAGCGGAACTTTTCGGATATGAAGATGGCGCATTTACTGGAGCTAGAAAAGGCGGCCGCATTGGTCTTGCTGAAATGGCAGCTAGTGGAACGCTTTTTCTTGATGAGATTGGAGAACTTTCGCCACAAAATCAAGTGAAGGTATTGAAACTTATACAAGAAAAACGTTTTTATCGTTTAGGAGGCAGAAAGGAGATTAGCTCAGATTTTCGAATCATCAGTGCGACGAATAAAGATTTAGAACTAGCAGTACGTGAGAAAGTGTTTCGAGAAGATTTATATTTTCGATTGAATGTTGTTCCGTTAGTGATCCCCCCTTTACGAGAGAGAAAAGAAGACATCCTTCCTCTCATCCAATCGTTTGTTGATCACTTCTGCAAGGCGTACAAACGAAAGCGGATATTGAATAAAGTTGTTATTCATGAATTAACACAGCATGTGTGGAGAGGGAATGTACGAGAGCTGATGAATTTAATTGAACGCCTTATTGTTACTTCAGATGCATTCGTTATACACGAAGAAGATTTGCCTTCTACATATAAAAAAGCAACAGAATTTTATTCAGAAATGAATAATTTTAATGAGACATTACAAGAAACAGTAGAGAAAGTTGAGAAAGAACGCCTCGAGCAAGCAAGACGATATTTTCGTACGACAACAAAAATAGCTGAGGCGCTAGGAATGAGTCAACCTACAGTGGTTAGAAAACTCAAAAAATACAGAATAAAATAA
- a CDS encoding YjiH family protein — translation MEVKQEKSYSLESASQSVNASHSKKAYSWFIIPSLIGILLFLVPVPFNGKMTIGVGILAESIQIKLAPILPGFMTAILILSAIIPIVTKAFEPKAIMLRPFLKQLFYVNWFWIGTRLVGALFAVMTLFKFGPEFIISDVSGGTMLYSLVPVLAAWFLFAGLLMPLLLEFGLMDFFGTALRHVMRPLFKLPGRSSIDALASWMGAGTVGVLITTKQYEEGYYTKREAAVIATNFSINSIAFSLVVISFIGLEDMFIPFYFTVVVAGLVAAFVCPRIPPLSRKADTYYEGTGKQISEDVPQGVSSFKWGMQKALEKASEVKGVKYIAGQGVNTVLDIYFALIPLVMALGTIALIIAEFTPFFTYLSMPIVPVLELMQIPEAAAAAPAMLVGFADMFLPAVIGTGIESELTRFVIAAVSLTQLIYMSEIGILLVKSKIPISVLELAIIFLQRTVITLPIIVVMAHFFL, via the coding sequence ATGGAAGTTAAACAGGAAAAGTCGTATTCTCTTGAAAGTGCCAGTCAATCGGTAAATGCTTCTCATTCAAAAAAAGCATATTCGTGGTTTATCATTCCTTCTCTAATTGGTATCTTACTATTTCTTGTCCCTGTTCCTTTTAATGGGAAAATGACGATTGGTGTAGGAATTCTAGCCGAATCTATTCAAATAAAACTGGCTCCAATTCTACCTGGCTTTATGACTGCTATACTCATTTTATCTGCTATTATACCTATTGTTACAAAAGCGTTTGAACCTAAGGCAATCATGCTTCGTCCTTTTCTTAAGCAACTATTCTATGTGAACTGGTTCTGGATCGGAACCAGATTGGTAGGAGCGCTCTTTGCGGTCATGACGTTATTTAAGTTTGGACCAGAATTTATCATTTCAGATGTATCAGGTGGGACGATGCTGTACTCCCTTGTACCTGTTCTTGCAGCATGGTTTCTCTTTGCAGGACTTTTAATGCCACTCCTACTGGAATTTGGATTAATGGATTTCTTTGGAACAGCCCTTCGCCATGTGATGCGCCCATTATTTAAATTACCTGGTCGCTCATCCATCGATGCGCTTGCTTCCTGGATGGGAGCCGGGACCGTTGGTGTATTGATTACAACGAAACAGTATGAAGAAGGTTACTATACAAAAAGAGAAGCGGCTGTTATTGCAACAAACTTTTCGATCAATTCGATTGCATTCAGTCTTGTTGTGATTAGTTTTATTGGTTTAGAAGATATGTTTATTCCTTTTTACTTTACGGTTGTCGTTGCAGGGTTAGTTGCTGCATTTGTTTGTCCTCGAATCCCACCGCTATCTCGTAAAGCGGACACGTATTATGAAGGGACAGGAAAACAGATTTCAGAAGATGTTCCTCAAGGTGTTTCTAGCTTTAAATGGGGAATGCAGAAAGCGCTCGAGAAGGCTTCAGAAGTAAAAGGTGTTAAGTATATAGCAGGGCAAGGTGTGAATACAGTGCTAGATATTTACTTCGCTTTGATCCCACTAGTGATGGCTCTTGGTACCATTGCACTGATCATTGCTGAATTCACTCCTTTCTTTACGTATTTATCGATGCCGATAGTCCCTGTACTAGAACTGATGCAGATTCCTGAAGCAGCTGCTGCAGCTCCAGCCATGCTCGTTGGTTTTGCAGATATGTTTTTACCTGCTGTAATTGGGACGGGTATCGAAAGTGAACTTACCCGTTTTGTTATCGCGGCTGTTTCGTTAACTCAGCTTATCTACATGTCGGAGATTGGGATTTTGCTAGTAAAATCTAAGATTCCGATTTCAGTTCTTGAACTAGCGATTATTTTCTTACAACGTACAGTTATTACGCTCCCGATTATCGTCGTTATGGCTCATTTCTTTTTATAA
- a CDS encoding aspartate aminotransferase family protein, whose protein sequence is MSTSFEQRYSNMSDYLAPSMAKDHPNLPVVKEEGCYYYGADGKTYLDFTSGIAVANTGHRHPKVIQAIKDGADSLMHGPSGVIMYDSILQLAERLQGIMPKGLDCFFFANSGTEAIEGALKLAKYVTKRQYVISFTGCFHGRSLGALGVSTSKSKYRKFLQPNGLTYQIPYADTASCPEDQSVEDYCVKELEKDFERLFDHQVTPEEVACVIVEPVLGEGGYLIPPKEWLQKVREICDRHGMLLIFDEVQTGFGRTGDWFAAQTFDVTPDIMAIAKGIASGMPLSATVASKELMSQWPMGTHGTTFGGNPIACSAALATLDVIEEEGLLQNSREMGAYALEKLALIKEKHQVIGDVRGVGLMIGIEIVDPETGAPDGNGMMRVLDLSLEKGVLFYLCGKHQEVIRMIPPLIITKEQLDEGLRVFEEAVTAFEQEKAVPIGS, encoded by the coding sequence TTGTCTACATCATTTGAACAGAGATACAGCAACATGTCAGACTATCTAGCACCTAGTATGGCGAAAGATCATCCTAATTTACCTGTCGTGAAAGAAGAAGGATGCTATTACTATGGTGCTGATGGAAAGACCTACCTTGATTTTACTTCTGGGATTGCTGTTGCAAATACAGGACATCGTCACCCAAAAGTGATACAGGCAATCAAAGATGGTGCGGATTCTCTGATGCACGGACCATCTGGAGTTATTATGTATGACTCCATTCTTCAACTAGCTGAACGACTGCAAGGGATTATGCCCAAAGGTTTGGATTGCTTTTTCTTTGCAAACAGCGGTACTGAGGCCATTGAAGGGGCGTTGAAATTAGCGAAATATGTAACGAAGCGACAGTACGTTATTTCATTTACAGGATGTTTCCATGGTCGATCGCTGGGAGCGCTGGGTGTGAGTACATCCAAAAGCAAGTATCGAAAGTTTTTGCAACCGAATGGACTAACGTATCAAATTCCATATGCTGATACTGCTAGTTGTCCCGAAGATCAAAGCGTTGAAGACTATTGTGTGAAAGAACTTGAGAAGGATTTTGAGCGTCTTTTTGATCATCAGGTTACTCCTGAGGAAGTTGCGTGTGTTATCGTGGAGCCGGTACTAGGAGAGGGCGGTTACTTAATTCCTCCAAAAGAATGGCTACAGAAAGTGAGAGAGATTTGTGATCGACACGGCATGTTACTCATTTTTGATGAGGTTCAAACAGGATTCGGGCGTACAGGGGATTGGTTTGCTGCGCAAACGTTTGATGTCACACCGGACATTATGGCGATTGCAAAAGGAATTGCTTCTGGGATGCCATTGAGTGCTACTGTCGCTTCAAAAGAATTAATGAGTCAGTGGCCAATGGGGACACACGGGACAACATTTGGCGGGAATCCAATCGCATGTTCAGCAGCGCTTGCAACTCTTGATGTGATTGAAGAGGAAGGATTACTTCAAAACTCCCGGGAAATGGGGGCATATGCTTTAGAAAAACTGGCGTTAATAAAGGAAAAGCATCAAGTGATTGGTGATGTGCGTGGTGTAGGCTTAATGATAGGCATCGAAATTGTCGACCCTGAAACAGGTGCACCTGATGGAAACGGGATGATGCGTGTTCTAGACTTATCACTTGAAAAAGGTGTGCTATTTTATCTTTGCGGGAAGCATCAGGAAGTTATTCGAATGATTCCTCCGCTCATTATTACAAAAGAACAGTTGGATGAAGGTCTGCGCGTTTTTGAGGAAGCTGTAACTGCTTTTGAACAAGAAAAGGCTGTCCCTATAGGATCGTAA
- a CDS encoding DedA family protein, translating into MLEFLIQFLKELGIWGLLISNALEASSLPFPGGMMTLTYGYLLNASIIEMVGFAFLTSVIYTIFSFIPYGIGLKVKDKVEKKLKKKKVERVQKWFRKCGSWSIAITRPLGVGNYVSYVSGMSKVKAWVFAVLTFVGIFPWTIAMLWIGKNGNIKSVQAIFGSIQKYVFLILIVAVIGFIGYHYYQKRCKIEHKKQVINTDQTS; encoded by the coding sequence ATGTTGGAATTTCTGATTCAATTCCTGAAAGAGCTTGGCATCTGGGGTCTTTTAATTAGCAATGCGCTTGAAGCGTCATCTTTACCTTTCCCTGGTGGTATGATGACGTTAACGTATGGTTACTTATTAAATGCTTCCATTATTGAAATGGTCGGTTTTGCATTTCTGACAAGCGTAATCTATACCATTTTTAGTTTTATTCCTTATGGGATCGGTTTGAAAGTTAAGGATAAAGTAGAGAAAAAGCTTAAGAAGAAGAAAGTAGAACGTGTACAAAAGTGGTTTAGAAAGTGCGGATCATGGAGTATTGCGATTACACGCCCGCTTGGTGTAGGAAATTATGTGTCCTACGTATCTGGTATGAGTAAAGTAAAGGCATGGGTATTTGCCGTACTTACCTTTGTGGGGATCTTTCCTTGGACAATTGCGATGTTGTGGATCGGAAAGAATGGAAATATCAAATCAGTCCAAGCCATTTTTGGAAGTATTCAGAAATACGTCTTCTTAATCTTAATCGTGGCAGTTATTGGATTCATTGGGTATCACTACTATCAAAAAAGGTGTAAAATTGAACACAAGAAACAGGTAATCAACACAGATCAAACGTCATGA
- a CDS encoding copper amine oxidase, whose translation MKKAFKKLMVPALGLTLLFPTVAGAADPEPTVSTPAADLRATLDQLLSEHFVLAVTSMTKSYDGTEDAEEVTEALDQNAADMTPAIASVYGDEAAQQFDDIFRGHNDYSTDFVKAATEDDAELRKEAEKEVDEFVDEFSTFLDTATEGNLPKDAAADVLEVHEDQVLTTFDEYTEGNYEEAYTTFREGHKHMFAISKALSSAIVTQMPDKFENTKADTPAADLRSTLNSLASEHFALSSIGLEKGYDQSEDYDFVNWAEDRNTADFKAAIGSIYGDEGAAQFEKIWQEDHIAAQADLVVASLSEDEETMKMAKERLLTTFPENFGTFLGTATEENLPTDAATKALMAHEEQVVGSFESYMSGDFKASTDQFREGYAFMFGVGESLGGAIVKQMPDKFAGEAMPGDMPKTGMGGASEQSSDLTALWITVGSLAVAGSAFAIRRKVVNQ comes from the coding sequence ATGAAAAAAGCATTTAAAAAATTAATGGTTCCGGCTCTAGGGCTAACCCTATTGTTTCCAACAGTTGCAGGTGCAGCTGACCCAGAACCAACAGTAAGCACACCAGCTGCCGATCTACGAGCCACACTTGATCAACTCTTATCCGAACATTTTGTACTAGCTGTTACGTCGATGACGAAATCGTATGATGGCACTGAGGATGCTGAAGAAGTGACAGAAGCACTCGATCAAAACGCAGCTGATATGACTCCAGCGATCGCATCTGTTTATGGCGATGAAGCCGCGCAACAATTTGATGACATTTTTAGAGGGCACAATGATTATTCTACTGATTTCGTAAAAGCGGCAACAGAAGATGATGCAGAACTTCGAAAAGAAGCTGAGAAAGAAGTCGATGAATTTGTTGATGAATTCTCCACTTTCCTTGATACGGCAACTGAAGGAAATCTTCCAAAAGACGCTGCTGCAGATGTTTTAGAAGTCCATGAAGACCAAGTTCTAACAACATTTGATGAATATACGGAAGGAAATTACGAAGAGGCTTATACCACATTCCGAGAAGGACATAAGCATATGTTTGCAATTAGTAAAGCATTATCGAGTGCGATCGTAACGCAGATGCCTGATAAATTCGAAAACACGAAAGCTGATACACCAGCTGCCGATTTACGATCAACGCTAAACAGTCTGGCGTCTGAACACTTTGCTCTTTCTTCCATTGGTCTTGAAAAAGGTTATGATCAATCAGAAGACTACGACTTTGTAAACTGGGCGGAAGACAGAAACACCGCTGACTTTAAAGCTGCAATCGGTTCAATTTACGGAGATGAAGGTGCAGCTCAGTTTGAAAAAATCTGGCAGGAAGATCATATCGCTGCACAAGCTGATCTAGTCGTTGCCTCTCTTTCTGAAGACGAAGAAACGATGAAAATGGCTAAAGAACGTCTCTTAACAACTTTCCCTGAAAATTTCGGTACTTTCCTTGGAACAGCAACAGAAGAAAACCTTCCAACTGATGCAGCAACTAAAGCACTTATGGCTCACGAAGAACAAGTTGTCGGATCATTTGAATCATATATGTCTGGTGATTTTAAAGCATCCACAGATCAATTCCGCGAAGGTTATGCTTTCATGTTTGGTGTAGGTGAATCTCTAGGTGGTGCGATTGTGAAACAAATGCCAGATAAGTTCGCTGGAGAAGCAATGCCTGGTGATATGCCTAAGACAGGTATGGGTGGTGCGAGTGAGCAGTCATCTGACCTAACAGCTCTTTGGATTACAGTAGGTTCCCTCGCTGTAGCCGGATCAGCATTTGCTATTCGTAGAAAAGTCGTTAATCAGTAA
- a CDS encoding HelD family protein has product MDHKNQSAYRKEKQQLDQIAAEITKQQKTLEGYPRYSGDNVTEQALESIREENRQSLAIAAKEPYFARMDFQEDEKSSRAYYIGKVGVADGDSQDSLVIDWRAPVASMFYAFTGPEEDVYYLSPDGVIEGNIELKRNIVIRDKELQRVVDTYVEGSDDLSGSDEFLLYRLSENKDNRLRDIVSTIQAKQNDIIRAERSTPLIIQGAAGSGKTTVALHRLAYLLYEYRDTIQAGRMIIFAPNRMFLDYISGVLPELGVGGIQQSTFTDWTLSMIEEKVKLDATEDDLQKWFARERPDMNLAGGRVKGSILFKDWIDKALFFYSQSVGPEGDFIPFEGSKLPEVKIQQWLEDLSAYPVGRKRDMIMNRFKVWIKDEIKSIDGSHLQKEYRKVANTQLNLYFKRWPKQTALSFYKELFQANPPEYVPKTKRTQLLDEGIISGTSKLLKKKKVSPSDLAPLLYIQFKLNGVHKDDVFQHIVIDEAQDFSPFQLALLMAVNRSQSFTILGDLAQGIHAYKGIHQWQEFKDLFQKNELYIELEQSYRSTLEIIEFANEIIAHANIPVQPAVPVFRSGESVTVRKIEKESLFDRLFDTAQEMKSRGMKTIAIVGRTEEECEQLYQKFAKEKDVNLLTKEDRSYEGDISIVPIYLTKGLEFDGVIIANANEGNYGSNVEDAKLLYVGCTRALHELKLFYTEVPSTLLPS; this is encoded by the coding sequence TTGGATCATAAAAATCAAAGTGCCTATCGAAAAGAGAAGCAGCAACTCGATCAAATTGCTGCCGAGATTACAAAACAACAAAAAACATTGGAAGGGTATCCCCGGTATTCAGGTGATAATGTAACCGAACAGGCTCTTGAAAGCATTCGTGAAGAAAATCGTCAATCACTTGCTATCGCTGCTAAAGAACCGTATTTTGCGAGAATGGATTTTCAAGAAGATGAGAAGTCATCACGCGCCTACTACATTGGGAAGGTTGGCGTAGCAGATGGTGATTCACAGGATTCTCTAGTCATTGATTGGCGAGCGCCTGTTGCAAGTATGTTCTATGCCTTTACTGGTCCAGAAGAAGATGTTTATTATTTGTCTCCAGATGGCGTGATTGAAGGGAATATCGAACTAAAAAGAAACATTGTGATTCGAGATAAAGAACTTCAGCGAGTGGTGGACACTTATGTAGAAGGAAGCGATGATTTAAGTGGATCAGATGAGTTTCTACTCTATCGCCTCAGTGAAAATAAAGACAATCGCCTTCGCGACATTGTTTCTACAATACAAGCAAAACAAAATGATATTATTCGTGCAGAACGATCGACACCCTTAATCATTCAAGGTGCAGCAGGAAGCGGTAAAACAACAGTTGCCTTGCATCGGTTAGCTTACTTGTTGTACGAGTATCGAGATACGATACAAGCAGGAAGAATGATTATTTTTGCACCGAACCGTATGTTTCTTGACTATATTTCTGGTGTTCTTCCTGAGTTAGGGGTAGGAGGAATTCAACAATCGACTTTTACTGATTGGACATTAAGCATGATTGAGGAAAAAGTGAAATTAGATGCTACAGAAGACGACCTTCAAAAATGGTTCGCGAGAGAGCGGCCAGATATGAACTTAGCTGGGGGAAGGGTGAAAGGATCGATTCTTTTCAAAGACTGGATCGACAAAGCCCTATTCTTTTATAGCCAATCCGTAGGACCAGAAGGAGACTTCATTCCATTTGAAGGAAGTAAGCTGCCTGAAGTTAAAATTCAGCAGTGGCTAGAAGATCTCTCCGCATATCCTGTTGGACGAAAGCGTGATATGATCATGAATCGCTTTAAGGTCTGGATCAAAGATGAGATTAAGTCAATTGATGGGAGTCATTTACAAAAAGAGTATCGTAAAGTTGCGAATACACAGCTAAACCTATATTTTAAAAGATGGCCGAAGCAAACAGCGCTTTCTTTTTATAAGGAATTGTTTCAGGCAAATCCTCCAGAGTATGTTCCTAAAACAAAACGAACGCAACTATTAGATGAAGGAATAATATCAGGAACATCTAAGCTATTAAAAAAGAAGAAAGTATCCCCATCTGACCTTGCTCCTCTTCTCTATATTCAATTTAAATTAAACGGCGTGCATAAAGACGATGTTTTTCAACACATTGTGATAGATGAGGCGCAGGACTTTTCCCCTTTTCAATTAGCTTTATTGATGGCAGTGAATCGATCGCAATCGTTTACGATTCTAGGCGATCTAGCTCAGGGTATTCATGCCTATAAAGGGATTCATCAATGGCAGGAATTCAAAGACCTCTTTCAGAAAAACGAGCTGTATATCGAATTAGAACAAAGCTATCGCTCTACATTAGAAATTATTGAATTTGCAAATGAAATTATTGCGCATGCTAACATACCTGTTCAACCTGCAGTCCCTGTATTTCGTAGTGGAGAGAGTGTTACCGTTCGTAAAATAGAGAAAGAAAGTTTATTCGATCGCTTGTTTGACACAGCTCAGGAAATGAAAAGTCGAGGGATGAAAACGATTGCCATTGTTGGAAGAACTGAAGAAGAATGTGAGCAGTTGTATCAAAAGTTTGCTAAGGAGAAAGATGTCAATCTTCTTACAAAAGAAGATCGCTCATATGAAGGCGACATTTCCATAGTACCGATCTATCTAACAAAGGGTTTAGAATTCGATGGGGTTATCATAGCAAATGCGAATGAAGGAAATTACGGATCCAATGTGGAAGATGCAAAACTATTATATGTGGGTTGTACGCGAGCATTGCACGAGCTCAAACTGTTTTATACAGAGGTTCCTTCAACGTTGTTACCAAGTTAA